A genomic segment from Myxocyprinus asiaticus isolate MX2 ecotype Aquarium Trade chromosome 36, UBuf_Myxa_2, whole genome shotgun sequence encodes:
- the LOC127427438 gene encoding pyruvate dehydrogenase (acetyl-transferring) kinase isozyme 2, mitochondrial-like isoform X1 — protein sequence MNYKQHSLASLLINWIFASEVLLYLLSLSFSPVTEMKFVRFIMKNAALANVPQHIEHFSKFSPSPLSMKQFLDFGSTNACEKTSFVFLRQELPVRLSNIMKEINLLPKRLLTTPSVQMVQSWYIQSLMEILEFLEKSPDDHRVLEEFVDTLVNIRNRHNDVVPTMAQGVIEYKEVFGQDPVTNQNIQYFLDRFYISRISIRMLINQHTLVFDGATNPVHPNTIGSIDPHCQVAEVVKDAYESAKMLCDQYYLSSPDLVLQELNTNNRNQPINIVYVPSHLYHMLFELFKNAMRATIENHKEDSNLPLIQVMVAIGGEDLTIKMSDRGGGVPFRKIENLFSYMYSTAPTPQMDEKQRAPLAGFGYGLPISRLYAKYFQGDLQLYSMEGHGTDAVIHLKALSTDSVERLPVFNKTARRNYKVSQGADDWCVPSREPLDLAVFRLAK from the exons ATGAATTATAAACAGCATAGCTTAGCTAGCCTATTGATAAATTGGATCTTTGCCTCTGAAGTTTTGCTATATCTGTTATCTCTCAGTTTCAGCCCAGTCACCGAAATGAAGTTCGTCAGGTTTATTATGAAGAATGCTGCTTTGGCCAATGTGCCTCAACATATTGAACACTTTTCCAAATTTTCTCCTTCTCCACTATCTATGAAACAATTTCTCGATTTTG GTTCTACCAACGCATGTGAGAAAACTTCATTTGTTTTCCTGAGACAAGAGTTACCAGTACGTCTGTCAAACATCATGAAAGAAATCAATTTGCTCCCCAAAAGACTACTCACCACTCCATCTGTTCAAATGGTTCAAAGCTG GTATATTCAGAGTTTGATGGAGATCTTGGAATTCTTGGAGAAAAGTCCAGATGACCACAGAGTATTAGAAGA GTTTGTGGATACTCTGGTCAACATCCGAAACAGACACAATGATGTCGTACCCACTATGGCCCAAGGTGTGATTGAATATAAAGAAGTTTTTGGTCAAGATCCAGTCACAAATCAGAATATTCAGTATTTTCTGGACCGGTTCTACATAAGCCGGATATCCATCAGAATGCTTATCAACCAGCACA CTCTTGTCTTTGATGGTGCCACAAATCCAGTCCACCCCAATACCATTGGCAGTATAGACCCTCATTGTCAGGTGGCAGAAGTTGTTAAAG ATGCATATGAAAGTGCCAAGATGCTGTGTGATCAGTACTACCTCAGCTCTCCTGATCTGGTACTTCAGGAACTCAACA CTAACAACAGGAACCAGCCTATTAACATAGTGTATGTGCCTTCTCATCTCTACCATATGCTGTTCGAACTGTTCAAG AATGCTATGAGAGCAACCATTGAAAACCATAAAGAAGACAGCAATCTTCCTCTTATCCAAGTTATGGTGGCCATAGGAGGAGAGGACCTTACTATCAAG ATGAGTGACAGAGGTGGAGGAGTCCCTTTCAGGAAGATAGAGAATCTTTTCAGTTACATGTACTCTACAGCACCAACTCCCCAGATGGACGAGAAGCAAAGGGCTCCATTG GCTGGGTTTGGTTATGGGTTACCCATATCCCGGCTCTATGCCAAGTACTTCCAGGGTGATCTCCAACTCTACTCTATGGAGGGCCATGGCACTGATGCAGTCATTCATCTGAAG GCATTATCCACTGACTCAGTGGAGAGGCTTCCAGTATTTAATAAGACTGCTCGGCGGAACTATAAAGTCAGCCAGGGGGCAGATGATTGGTGTGTCCCAAGCAGAGAGCCGCTGGACCTGGCTGTCTTCCGGCTGGCAAAGTGA
- the LOC127427438 gene encoding pyruvate dehydrogenase (acetyl-transferring) kinase isozyme 2, mitochondrial-like isoform X2, whose amino-acid sequence MNYKQHSLASLLINWIFASEVLLYLLSLSFSPVTEMKFVRFIMKNAALANVPQHIEHFSKFSPSPLSMKQFLDFGSTNACEKTSFVFLRQELPVRLSNIMKEINLLPKRLLTTPSVQMVQSWYIQSLMEILEFLEKSPDDHRVLEEFVDTLVNIRNRHNDVVPTMAQGVIEYKEVFGQDPVTNQNIQYFLDRFYISRISIRMLINQHTLVFDGATNPVHPNTIGSIDPHCQVAEVVKANNRNQPINIVYVPSHLYHMLFELFKNAMRATIENHKEDSNLPLIQVMVAIGGEDLTIKMSDRGGGVPFRKIENLFSYMYSTAPTPQMDEKQRAPLAGFGYGLPISRLYAKYFQGDLQLYSMEGHGTDAVIHLKALSTDSVERLPVFNKTARRNYKVSQGADDWCVPSREPLDLAVFRLAK is encoded by the exons ATGAATTATAAACAGCATAGCTTAGCTAGCCTATTGATAAATTGGATCTTTGCCTCTGAAGTTTTGCTATATCTGTTATCTCTCAGTTTCAGCCCAGTCACCGAAATGAAGTTCGTCAGGTTTATTATGAAGAATGCTGCTTTGGCCAATGTGCCTCAACATATTGAACACTTTTCCAAATTTTCTCCTTCTCCACTATCTATGAAACAATTTCTCGATTTTG GTTCTACCAACGCATGTGAGAAAACTTCATTTGTTTTCCTGAGACAAGAGTTACCAGTACGTCTGTCAAACATCATGAAAGAAATCAATTTGCTCCCCAAAAGACTACTCACCACTCCATCTGTTCAAATGGTTCAAAGCTG GTATATTCAGAGTTTGATGGAGATCTTGGAATTCTTGGAGAAAAGTCCAGATGACCACAGAGTATTAGAAGA GTTTGTGGATACTCTGGTCAACATCCGAAACAGACACAATGATGTCGTACCCACTATGGCCCAAGGTGTGATTGAATATAAAGAAGTTTTTGGTCAAGATCCAGTCACAAATCAGAATATTCAGTATTTTCTGGACCGGTTCTACATAAGCCGGATATCCATCAGAATGCTTATCAACCAGCACA CTCTTGTCTTTGATGGTGCCACAAATCCAGTCCACCCCAATACCATTGGCAGTATAGACCCTCATTGTCAGGTGGCAGAAGTTGTTAAAG CTAACAACAGGAACCAGCCTATTAACATAGTGTATGTGCCTTCTCATCTCTACCATATGCTGTTCGAACTGTTCAAG AATGCTATGAGAGCAACCATTGAAAACCATAAAGAAGACAGCAATCTTCCTCTTATCCAAGTTATGGTGGCCATAGGAGGAGAGGACCTTACTATCAAG ATGAGTGACAGAGGTGGAGGAGTCCCTTTCAGGAAGATAGAGAATCTTTTCAGTTACATGTACTCTACAGCACCAACTCCCCAGATGGACGAGAAGCAAAGGGCTCCATTG GCTGGGTTTGGTTATGGGTTACCCATATCCCGGCTCTATGCCAAGTACTTCCAGGGTGATCTCCAACTCTACTCTATGGAGGGCCATGGCACTGATGCAGTCATTCATCTGAAG GCATTATCCACTGACTCAGTGGAGAGGCTTCCAGTATTTAATAAGACTGCTCGGCGGAACTATAAAGTCAGCCAGGGGGCAGATGATTGGTGTGTCCCAAGCAGAGAGCCGCTGGACCTGGCTGTCTTCCGGCTGGCAAAGTGA